One window from the genome of Deinococcus sp. NW-56 encodes:
- the ablA gene encoding lysine 2,3-aminomutase: protein MPTPMTLHPQATVRSQQMLPRNHRAPKWADVPDEQWYDWKWQLKNRINSVEELEEVIRLTESERAGASAKGIFRLDITPYFASLMDPEDPTCPVRRQVIPTHHELEPFTAMMEDSLAEDKHSPVPGLVHRYPDRVLMLVTTQCASYCRYCTRSRIVGDPSETFNPAEYEAQLNYLRNTPQVRDVLLSGGDPLTLAPKVLGRLLSELRKIEHIEIIRIGTRVPVFMPMRVTQELCDVLAENHPLWMNIHVNHPKEITPEVADACDRLTRAGVPLGNQSVLLRGVNDHPVIMQKLLRELVKIRVRPYYIYQCDLVHGAGHLRTTVSKGLEIMESLRGHTSGYSVPTYVVDAPGGGGKIPVAPNYVLSHSPEKLILRNFEGYIAAYSEPTDYTGPDMAVPEDWQRKEPGQSGIYGLMEGERISIEPKEFSESRNRPGATQHRLNSREDKWVAHGVGGAGGVTDTAPDGMVQVPQPLESEPQPVSGD from the coding sequence ATGCCCACCCCCATGACCCTGCACCCGCAGGCGACCGTCCGGTCCCAGCAGATGCTGCCCCGCAACCACCGTGCCCCCAAGTGGGCGGACGTGCCCGACGAGCAGTGGTACGACTGGAAATGGCAGCTTAAGAACCGCATCAACTCCGTCGAGGAACTGGAAGAGGTCATCCGCCTCACCGAGTCCGAGCGGGCGGGAGCGAGCGCCAAGGGCATCTTCCGGCTGGACATTACCCCGTACTTCGCCTCGCTGATGGACCCCGAAGACCCCACCTGCCCAGTGCGGCGTCAGGTCATCCCGACCCACCACGAGCTCGAGCCCTTCACCGCGATGATGGAGGACTCGCTCGCGGAGGACAAGCACAGCCCCGTGCCCGGCCTGGTGCACCGCTACCCCGACCGGGTGCTGATGCTGGTCACGACCCAGTGCGCGTCGTACTGCCGCTACTGCACCCGTTCGCGCATCGTGGGGGACCCCTCCGAGACCTTCAACCCCGCCGAGTACGAGGCGCAACTCAACTACCTGCGGAACACGCCCCAGGTGCGCGACGTGCTGCTCTCGGGCGGCGATCCGCTCACCCTCGCCCCGAAGGTGCTGGGCCGCCTGCTCTCCGAGCTGCGGAAGATCGAGCACATCGAGATCATCCGCATCGGCACCCGCGTGCCCGTCTTCATGCCCATGCGCGTGACCCAGGAACTGTGCGACGTGCTGGCCGAGAACCACCCGCTGTGGATGAACATCCACGTCAACCACCCCAAGGAGATCACGCCGGAGGTGGCCGACGCCTGCGACCGCCTCACGCGGGCGGGTGTGCCCCTGGGCAACCAGAGCGTGCTGCTGCGCGGGGTCAACGACCACCCGGTGATCATGCAGAAGCTGCTGCGCGAACTCGTCAAGATCCGGGTGCGGCCCTACTACATCTACCAGTGCGACCTCGTGCACGGGGCCGGGCACCTGCGGACCACGGTCAGCAAGGGCCTGGAGATCATGGAGAGCCTGCGCGGGCATACCTCGGGCTACTCGGTGCCCACCTACGTGGTGGACGCGCCCGGCGGCGGCGGCAAGATTCCGGTCGCGCCCAACTACGTGCTCTCGCACTCGCCCGAAAAGCTGATCCTCCGCAACTTCGAGGGCTACATCGCCGCCTACTCCGAGCCGACGGATTACACCGGCCCCGACATGGCGGTGCCCGAAGACTGGCAGCGCAAGGAACCCGGCCAGAGCGGCATCTACGGCCTGATGGAAGGCGAGCGCATCTCCATCGAGCCCAAGGAGTTCAGTGAAAGCCGCAATCGCCCCGGTGCGACCCAGCACCGCCTGAACAGCCGCGAGGACAAGTGGGTCGCGCACGGCGTGGGCGGCGCGGGCGGGGTGACTGACACGGCCCCCGACGGCATGGTGCAGGTGCCTCAGCCGCTGGAGAGCGAGCCGCAACCTGTCAGCGGCGACTGA
- a CDS encoding four helix bundle protein, producing the protein MEETYFPFEQLDVYSLAVEFGADVYRLTDAFPDAERFGLTNQMRRAAVSISLNIAEGRGRGTDREFVRFLMMSRGSLFEVVSASQIAHRLGYLDDASLRLLRTQARTLSAKLMTLTKRLQPKSLPPNGQSP; encoded by the coding sequence ATGGAGGAGACGTATTTTCCATTTGAGCAACTGGACGTGTATTCGCTGGCGGTGGAGTTTGGCGCCGACGTCTATCGCCTGACCGACGCCTTCCCAGATGCTGAGCGATTCGGACTCACGAACCAGATGCGCCGTGCGGCTGTCTCCATCTCGCTCAACATCGCTGAGGGACGTGGACGGGGTACGGACCGCGAGTTCGTCCGTTTCCTGATGATGTCGCGCGGTTCCCTCTTTGAGGTGGTGAGCGCCTCCCAAATTGCTCACCGCCTGGGCTACCTGGATGACGCGAGCCTTCGCCTCCTCCGTACTCAGGCCCGAACCCTCTCCGCCAAGCTTATGACCCTGACCAAGCGCCTCCAACCCAAGTCCCTCCCCCCTAACGGTCAATCTCCTTAG
- a CDS encoding acetyl ornithine aminotransferase family protein: MTTATQPRQPLLKTALPGPKTKAIMERDAQHLSTSYMRPYPFVPDHGEGVWLTDVDGNTMLDFFAGIAVSTTGHAHPHVVQAVQQQITRFAHVCLTDYPQEITTSLAERLVSHIERPGEKWRVFFGNSGAEAVEAAVKLARNHTGRTHIISTLGSFHGRTYGAITLTGSKTKYKRGFGPLLPNVSHVPYPNPFRPPLGSTPETCGQAVLDHIEGLFSTVIPADEVAAIIIEPMQGEGGYIVPPADFLPGLRALCDKHGIMLIFDEVQAGMGRSGKMFSFQHFDVQPDIVTLAKGIASGLPISAMLAKESVMTWAVGSHGSTFGGNPVAAAAAHATLDLLEGVVTHPGCGESLMDNAREVGGYILAELRKMQAEFGFLGDVRGEGLFIGLEFVKPDGSPDGALRDRASMAMFEKGLLNLDCGEAVIRISPPLILTREDAETGLKIMREALAAL; this comes from the coding sequence ATGACCACCGCCACCCAGCCCCGCCAGCCCCTCCTCAAGACCGCCCTCCCCGGCCCCAAGACGAAGGCCATCATGGAGCGCGACGCCCAGCACCTCTCCACCTCCTACATGCGGCCCTACCCCTTCGTGCCCGACCACGGCGAGGGCGTGTGGCTCACCGATGTGGACGGCAACACCATGCTCGACTTCTTCGCGGGCATCGCGGTGAGCACGACCGGGCACGCCCACCCGCACGTGGTGCAGGCCGTGCAGCAGCAGATCACGCGGTTCGCCCATGTCTGCCTGACCGACTACCCGCAGGAGATCACCACCAGCCTCGCGGAGCGGCTCGTCTCGCATATCGAGCGGCCGGGCGAGAAGTGGCGCGTCTTCTTCGGCAACTCCGGCGCGGAGGCGGTCGAGGCGGCGGTCAAGCTGGCCCGCAACCACACCGGGCGCACCCACATCATCTCGACGCTGGGCAGCTTCCACGGCCGCACCTACGGGGCAATCACCCTGACGGGGTCCAAGACGAAATACAAGCGCGGCTTCGGCCCGCTGCTGCCCAATGTCAGCCACGTGCCCTACCCCAACCCCTTCCGTCCGCCGCTGGGCAGCACGCCCGAAACCTGCGGACAGGCCGTGCTGGACCACATCGAGGGGCTGTTCAGCACCGTCATTCCTGCCGACGAGGTCGCGGCGATCATCATCGAGCCGATGCAGGGCGAGGGCGGCTACATCGTGCCGCCCGCCGATTTCCTGCCGGGACTGCGGGCGCTGTGCGACAAGCACGGCATCATGCTGATCTTTGACGAGGTGCAGGCCGGGATGGGCCGCTCCGGGAAGATGTTCTCCTTCCAGCACTTCGACGTGCAGCCCGACATCGTGACGCTCGCCAAGGGCATTGCCTCGGGCCTGCCCATCTCCGCGATGCTGGCGAAAGAAAGCGTGATGACGTGGGCGGTCGGCTCGCACGGCTCGACCTTCGGCGGCAACCCGGTCGCGGCGGCGGCGGCGCACGCCACCCTCGACCTGCTGGAAGGGGTGGTGACGCACCCCGGCTGCGGCGAGAGCCTGATGGACAATGCCCGCGAGGTCGGCGGCTACATCCTGGCCGAACTGCGGAAGATGCAGGCCGAGTTCGGGTTCCTGGGCGACGTGCGCGGCGAGGGCCTGTTTATCGGGCTGGAGTTCGTCAAGCCTGACGGCTCCCCCGACGGAGCCTTGCGCGACCGCGCCAGCATGGCGATGTTCGAAAAGGGCCTGCTCAACCTCGACTGCGGTGAGGCCGTCATCCGCATCAGCCCGCCC